In a genomic window of Tissierella sp. Yu-01:
- a CDS encoding cysteine desulfurase, with product MHNFDPEIIKNDFPILNQKVNGKRLVYLDNGATTQKPNQVINSMKDYCLSSHGNPHRGAHQLSIKATEEYDLAKETVRAFINASSIEEIIFTKGATESLNLLALSYGMENVKENDEIVIAISEHHSNILPWQRVAKLKGAKLNYLYLNDEGRITTEEIKNKINDKTKIVSIAHMSNVLGTIHPIKEIVDYAHSIGAIVIIDGAQSTPHIKVDVQDLDADFFVFSAHKLMGPMGIGVLYGKKELLEEMSPFLLGGDMIEYVTEQEATFAPLPFKFEAGTQNVEGAVGLKAAIEYIKYIGIDNITEHEKKLTEYTMDKLLSIPYVNIQGPKNMENKAGIISFTIDDVHPHDTATILDSYGVAIRSGHHCAQPLMKYLNIPATSRISFYLYNTMEDVEQLIDGIKNVRKWLGYGS from the coding sequence ATGCATAATTTTGATCCAGAAATAATTAAGAATGACTTTCCCATTTTAAACCAAAAAGTAAATGGTAAAAGATTGGTTTATTTAGATAATGGAGCAACAACCCAAAAACCTAATCAGGTTATAAATTCAATGAAAGATTATTGTCTGTCCTCACACGGAAATCCTCACAGGGGAGCCCACCAGTTAAGTATAAAAGCTACTGAAGAATATGATTTAGCCAAGGAAACAGTACGTGCATTTATAAATGCAAGTTCTATTGAAGAAATAATTTTTACCAAAGGTGCTACAGAGTCCTTGAATCTTCTTGCACTATCCTATGGAATGGAAAATGTTAAAGAAAATGATGAAATTGTAATAGCTATTTCAGAACATCACAGCAATATTCTTCCATGGCAGAGAGTTGCTAAACTTAAAGGTGCCAAACTTAACTATCTTTATCTTAATGATGAAGGTAGAATAACTACTGAAGAAATTAAAAACAAGATAAATGATAAAACTAAGATAGTAAGTATAGCTCATATGTCAAATGTTCTAGGGACTATACATCCTATAAAGGAAATAGTTGATTATGCACACAGTATAGGAGCTATTGTTATAATAGATGGTGCTCAAAGCACTCCACATATTAAGGTAGATGTTCAAGATCTAGATGCTGACTTCTTTGTATTTTCGGCCCACAAGCTAATGGGCCCTATGGGAATAGGTGTATTGTATGGAAAAAAGGAGTTACTAGAAGAAATGTCTCCATTTCTATTGGGTGGGGATATGATTGAATATGTGACTGAACAGGAAGCTACATTCGCTCCCCTTCCATTTAAATTTGAAGCAGGAACTCAAAACGTAGAAGGTGCAGTAGGACTAAAAGCTGCCATAGAATATATTAAGTATATTGGAATAGACAATATAACAGAGCATGAGAAAAAGTTGACCGAATATACAATGGATAAGTTATTGAGTATCCCCTATGTAAATATACAGGGACCTAAAAATATGGAAAACAAAGCTGGGATTATCTCCTTTACCATAGATGATGTACATCCACATGATACGGCTACAATTCTAGATTCTTATGGTGTTGCCATAAGATCAGGACATCATTGTGCACAACCCTTGATGAAATACTTAAACATTCCCGCAACATCAAGAATTAGCTTTTATCTATATAATACTATGGAGGATGTCGAGCAATTAATAGATGGAATTAAAAATGTAAGGAAGTGGTTAGGCTATGGATCTTAA
- the sufU gene encoding Fe-S cluster assembly sulfur transfer protein SufU produces the protein MDLNAIYTQLIMEHNKSSHNKRDLENPDIIERGHNPSCGDDITLELKLNNNTIEDASFVGHGCAISQASTSIMIDLIKGLSIAEALDLVETFIGMIKKEIIDDSELEKLEDAIALKNISNMPARVKCAVLAWHTLKEAIAKGHES, from the coding sequence ATGGATCTTAATGCCATATATACACAGTTAATAATGGAGCATAATAAAAGCTCCCATAACAAAAGGGACTTAGAAAACCCTGATATTATAGAAAGGGGTCATAACCCTAGTTGTGGAGATGATATAACTCTAGAGCTTAAATTGAACAACAATACTATAGAAGACGCTTCCTTTGTAGGTCATGGATGTGCAATATCTCAAGCTTCAACCTCTATTATGATTGATTTGATCAAGGGATTATCTATTGCAGAAGCTCTTGACTTAGTAGAGACATTTATAGGTATGATAAAAAAGGAAATAATAGATGATAGTGAGTTAGAAAAACTAGAGGATGCAATTGCATTGAAAAATATATCAAATATGCCTGCTAGAGTAAAATGTGCAGTACTTGCATGGCATACTTTAAAAGAAGCTATAGCAAAAGGTCATGAGTCGTAG
- the garR gene encoding 2-hydroxy-3-oxopropionate reductase, which yields MSKNLVKAGYDLVVYNRSKASVEELVALGAEAANSPKEVAEKTDVIVTMLPNSPQVLQICLGENGIIEGAKEGQVVIDMSSIDPLKSREVYEALDKKGVEFLDAPVSGGEPKAIDGTISVMVGGKKEVFDKCYDVMKAVAGSVVYAGEIGAGNITKLANQIIVALNIAAMSEAFTLATKAGVDPELVYQAIRGGLAGSTVLDAKAPLVLDRKFDPGFRIELHIKDLQNVLDTSHGLGTSLPLTSQVMEIMQALKADGNEKDDHCGIVKYYEKVNNIVVERKK from the coding sequence ATGAGCAAGAATTTAGTAAAGGCAGGCTATGATTTAGTCGTATATAATAGGAGCAAAGCATCAGTTGAAGAATTAGTAGCATTAGGAGCAGAGGCGGCAAATTCACCTAAGGAAGTAGCAGAAAAGACGGATGTAATTGTTACTATGTTGCCAAATTCACCTCAGGTATTACAAATTTGCTTAGGTGAGAATGGAATAATAGAAGGTGCTAAAGAAGGACAAGTAGTTATAGATATGAGCTCTATTGATCCATTAAAGAGTAGAGAAGTATATGAAGCATTAGATAAAAAGGGAGTAGAATTCCTAGATGCACCTGTAAGTGGTGGAGAACCAAAGGCTATTGATGGAACTATTTCTGTTATGGTCGGTGGTAAGAAAGAAGTATTTGATAAGTGCTATGATGTAATGAAGGCCGTGGCTGGATCTGTAGTTTATGCTGGTGAAATCGGTGCTGGAAATATTACGAAGCTTGCTAATCAAATAATAGTTGCTTTGAATATCGCTGCAATGAGCGAAGCCTTTACATTAGCCACTAAGGCTGGGGTGGATCCAGAATTGGTATACCAGGCAATAAGGGGAGGACTCGCAGGAAGTACAGTATTAGATGCAAAGGCCCCATTGGTATTGGATAGAAAATTTGATCCAGGATTTAGAATAGAGCTTCATATTAAAGACTTACAAAATGTATTGGATACTTCACACGGGTTAGGAACATCACTACCATTAACATCTCAAGTTATGGAAATCATGCAAGCATTAAAAGCCGATGGTAATGAAAAAGATGATCACTGCGGTATCGTGAAATATTACGAAAAAGTGAATAATATAGTAGTTGAAAGAAAGAAATGA
- a CDS encoding pyruvate kinase alpha/beta domain-containing protein codes for MSKFRPKAPIIAVTTTGAVRRKLALEWGVYPIAGPVSTSTDEVIENSISVVIKNECVSEGDLVVITTAIPVGLSGTTNMIKVHTIGKVLLIGQEIGNKVGTDRVCIGNPEEDLLANFEDGDIIATNCTHKEMVTFMERSNHNENRIYWIRYYGETYEQEFSKGRL; via the coding sequence ATATCTAAATTTAGACCAAAGGCACCTATAATAGCAGTAACAACTACAGGGGCAGTTAGAAGAAAACTAGCTTTAGAATGGGGAGTTTATCCGATAGCCGGTCCTGTGAGTACATCAACAGATGAGGTTATAGAAAATTCAATAAGTGTAGTTATTAAGAATGAGTGTGTAAGTGAAGGAGATTTAGTAGTGATTACAACTGCTATTCCAGTAGGCTTATCAGGTACAACGAATATGATTAAAGTTCACACTATCGGTAAAGTTTTATTAATAGGTCAAGAAATTGGTAATAAGGTAGGTACAGATAGAGTTTGTATCGGGAACCCAGAAGAGGACTTATTAGCTAATTTTGAAGATGGAGATATAATAGCTACTAACTGCACCCATAAGGAAATGGTAACTTTTATGGAAAGGAGCAATCATAATGAAAATCGGATTTATTGGATTAGGTATTATGGGGAAACCTATGAGCAAGAATTTAGTAAAGGCAGGCTATGA
- a CDS encoding D-2-hydroxyacid dehydrogenase, with product MKIVVLDGYTLNPGDLSWEGLDVFGDVHIYDRTSYDLKGKDLIIDRSRDADIIFTNKTPLTREILDVLPNLKYIGVLATGYDVVDIETAIEKGITVTNIPTYGTAAVAQMTFALLLEMCHHVGAHSEAVFNGDWGNNLDWCFWNYPLIELSGKTMGIIGYGRIGQNVGKIAQEFGLNVLASDSFYNPSLENDFMRYAELDELIANSDIISLHCPLSNSTKGIINKDTIAKMKNNVMLINTSRGQLIVDEDLANALNDGKIAGAALDVVSHEPIKQNNPLLKAKNCIITPHISWAPKESRARLMNVAIDNLISFLKGNPVNVVNK from the coding sequence ATGAAAATTGTTGTATTGGATGGTTATACATTAAATCCAGGAGACTTATCTTGGGAGGGTCTAGATGTATTTGGTGATGTTCATATATATGATAGGACATCCTATGATTTAAAGGGAAAAGATCTAATTATTGATAGATCAAGGGATGCTGATATAATATTTACAAATAAGACGCCCTTGACTAGAGAAATATTAGATGTACTACCAAATTTAAAGTATATAGGTGTATTAGCCACAGGCTATGACGTTGTTGATATAGAGACGGCAATTGAAAAGGGAATTACTGTAACGAATATCCCCACATATGGGACGGCAGCGGTAGCTCAGATGACATTTGCTCTTCTTCTTGAGATGTGTCATCATGTAGGAGCACATAGTGAGGCTGTATTTAATGGGGATTGGGGAAATAATCTAGACTGGTGTTTTTGGAACTATCCTTTAATTGAATTATCAGGAAAGACTATGGGAATTATCGGATATGGTAGAATAGGACAAAACGTTGGAAAAATTGCACAGGAATTTGGATTAAATGTTTTAGCCAGTGATAGCTTTTATAATCCTTCTTTAGAAAATGACTTCATGAGGTATGCTGAATTAGATGAATTGATTGCTAATTCTGATATAATCAGCTTACACTGTCCATTATCAAATTCAACTAAAGGTATCATAAATAAAGATACAATAGCAAAGATGAAGAATAATGTAATGTTAATTAATACATCTAGAGGACAATTAATAGTTGATGAAGATTTAGCTAACGCATTAAATGATGGTAAGATAGCAGGTGCAGCTTTGGATGTGGTATCTCATGAGCCAATAAAACAAAATAACCCATTGTTAAAAGCTAAAAATTGCATTATTACACCTCATATTTCTTGGGCACCTAAGGAGTCAAGAGCCCGACTCATGAATGTGGCAATAGATAATCTTATATCATTTCTTAAGGGCAATCCTGTAAATGTAGTGAATAAATAA
- a CDS encoding RraA family protein — MDRLTVEQLKELSCFDTPTVCNALETFNMRLFTEGFMIPGMRLRTENTNKAIVGYATTAKISASKPGGIESNEKLLSYYETIRNSVEPTIAVIQDIDPTPIGSFWGEVQATVHKSLGSIGTLTQGGVRDINDCNRLGFHLFSTEILVSHAYIHVEDYNCEVEVCGLSVSPGDLIHADMHGAVKIPHEIAHRLADACRGVIAAELPMIEPCRKAMELGIKPSIDELRDMRASMVKKRKEVKW; from the coding sequence ATGGATAGATTAACTGTTGAACAATTAAAAGAGTTAAGTTGTTTTGATACTCCGACTGTATGTAATGCACTAGAGACCTTTAACATGAGACTATTTACAGAAGGGTTCATGATACCAGGAATGAGGCTAAGAACTGAGAATACTAATAAAGCTATTGTTGGATACGCTACTACAGCCAAGATTAGTGCATCAAAACCAGGGGGCATAGAAAGTAATGAGAAGCTACTCTCCTATTATGAAACAATAAGAAATTCAGTAGAACCTACAATTGCAGTAATCCAAGATATTGATCCGACACCTATCGGGTCCTTCTGGGGAGAAGTTCAAGCTACAGTTCATAAATCCCTTGGTTCCATAGGAACTCTAACCCAAGGTGGAGTCAGAGATATTAATGATTGCAATAGATTGGGCTTTCATTTATTTTCTACAGAGATACTAGTTTCTCATGCATATATACATGTAGAAGATTATAATTGTGAAGTAGAAGTTTGTGGACTTTCGGTGAGTCCTGGTGATTTAATACATGCTGATATGCATGGTGCAGTAAAGATACCACATGAAATTGCTCATAGATTAGCAGATGCATGTAGAGGAGTGATAGCTGCAGAGTTGCCAATGATTGAGCCTTGTAGAAAAGCTATGGAATTAGGTATCAAGCCTTCTATTGATGAACTCAGGGATATGAGAGCAAGTATGGTAAAAAAGAGAAAGGAAGTAAAGTGGTAA
- a CDS encoding dihydrodipicolinate synthase family protein, with translation MNTDFIKGIIVPILTPIDENENIDEMKMRQMVNHVIEGGVHGILAFGSNGEFYSIDDDQMEIGLKIMIEEAAGRVPVYMGIGAIKTSKCIKLAQMGVKLGASGVSVLQPMFLKPTEEELYKHFKSIADSVPETPMLLYNNPGRVGYTMSANLVEKLARNVENIIGMKDSSGDMTQTSEFIRRTRDINFKVLGGKDTLIYAAITHGAVGCIATTANMFPELVTSIYNKFIEGDLAGSLEQQYKLHPVRLSMDKASFPVATKDMANLMGLDIGEPFKPNMSSEGNVLEIMKNEMEKAGLLGNVATA, from the coding sequence ATGAACACAGATTTTATCAAGGGAATAATAGTACCTATATTGACACCAATAGATGAAAACGAAAATATTGACGAGATGAAGATGAGACAGATGGTCAATCATGTAATAGAAGGCGGAGTTCATGGGATATTGGCATTTGGAAGTAATGGAGAATTTTATTCTATAGATGATGACCAAATGGAAATTGGACTTAAAATAATGATTGAAGAAGCAGCTGGGCGTGTACCAGTATATATGGGAATTGGTGCTATTAAAACTAGCAAGTGTATCAAGTTAGCTCAGATGGGTGTTAAATTGGGAGCATCAGGTGTTTCTGTTCTACAACCTATGTTTTTAAAACCTACTGAAGAAGAATTATATAAACATTTTAAGTCTATAGCTGATTCAGTACCTGAAACGCCTATGTTATTGTACAACAATCCAGGAAGAGTTGGATATACAATGTCAGCAAATCTCGTCGAGAAATTGGCTAGAAATGTAGAAAATATTATAGGTATGAAAGATTCTAGCGGAGATATGACTCAAACGAGTGAGTTTATTAGAAGAACTAGGGATATAAACTTTAAGGTTTTAGGTGGTAAGGATACATTAATATACGCTGCAATTACACATGGGGCAGTTGGATGTATTGCAACAACAGCAAATATGTTTCCAGAATTGGTTACTTCAATATACAATAAGTTTATAGAAGGAGATTTGGCAGGTTCATTGGAACAACAATACAAATTACATCCTGTTAGATTGTCAATGGATAAAGCTAGTTTTCCTGTGGCTACAAAGGATATGGCAAATTTAATGGGTTTAGATATTGGAGAACCTTTTAAACCTAATATGAGTAGTGAAGGCAATGTTCTAGAAATTATGAAAAATGAAATGGAAAAGGCAGGACTATTGGGGAATGTAGCAACTGCATAA
- the garR gene encoding 2-hydroxy-3-oxopropionate reductase produces MKIGFIGLGIMGKPMVRNLLKAGHEVVVYDVIQANIEQVVENGAIASKSSKAVAQECNLIITMLPNSPHVKTVVMGENGVLEGAKEGTILIDMSSIAPLASKEIEKACSEKGIRMIDAPVSGGEPKAIDGTMSIMVGGDKEVFEEVYDILMVMGGSAVHCGEIGAGNTTKLANQVIVALNIAAVSEAFMLAKKAGVDPRLVFDAIKGGLAGSTVMNAKAPMIMEGNFKPGFRIDLHIKDLNNALETGHGVGSPLPMTAIVMEMLQTLHADQCGQDDHSAIAKYYEKLTGTEIRSN; encoded by the coding sequence ATGAAAATAGGTTTTATTGGATTAGGAATAATGGGAAAACCAATGGTTAGAAATTTACTTAAAGCAGGTCACGAAGTAGTAGTTTATGATGTTATACAAGCTAACATAGAACAAGTAGTTGAGAATGGAGCTATAGCTTCCAAATCATCAAAAGCAGTTGCTCAAGAATGTAATTTAATAATTACAATGCTACCGAACTCACCTCATGTAAAAACAGTAGTTATGGGGGAAAATGGTGTGTTAGAGGGTGCGAAAGAAGGTACCATACTTATAGATATGAGTTCTATAGCTCCTTTGGCATCTAAGGAAATAGAAAAGGCATGTAGTGAAAAGGGCATACGTATGATTGATGCACCTGTATCAGGAGGAGAGCCAAAAGCTATCGATGGTACCATGTCCATCATGGTTGGAGGAGATAAAGAAGTATTTGAAGAAGTTTATGATATTTTAATGGTAATGGGCGGCAGTGCAGTGCACTGTGGTGAAATTGGTGCTGGCAATACAACTAAACTAGCTAACCAGGTAATTGTAGCTTTAAATATAGCAGCTGTATCAGAGGCCTTTATGCTAGCTAAGAAAGCAGGAGTGGATCCAAGACTAGTTTTTGATGCTATCAAAGGTGGATTAGCAGGTTCAACAGTTATGAACGCTAAGGCTCCTATGATAATGGAAGGGAATTTTAAACCAGGATTTAGAATAGACTTACACATCAAGGATTTAAATAATGCTTTAGAAACTGGACATGGAGTAGGCTCACCTCTTCCAATGACAGCTATAGTGATGGAAATGCTACAAACACTTCATGCAGATCAATGTGGACAAGATGATCACAGTGCGATTGCGAAATATTACGAAAAGTTAACAGGTACTGAAATTAGAAGTAATTAA
- a CDS encoding tripartite tricarboxylate transporter permease, producing the protein MLLDLATGFLTVIGDPICIALIFIGVVVGIIFGAVPGLTATTAIAMFLPITYSLSATVGISLLVALYIGGISGGLISAILLNMPGTPSSIATCFDGRPMALKGEAGKAIGVGIVFSAIGTILSIAALIFVAPQLAKLTIKFGPWEYFAVTLFSLTLIASLAGKSIIKGLIAGVLGMMFATIGLAPVDSVSRFTFGSIELSSGFDVLTVLVGLYAISEVINTAGSLGSNKNMEVNTNFKIKGFGFSLSEFKSQTINCLRSTLIGIGIGILPGIGGSTSNILAYSVAKNQSKYPEKFGTGIIDGVVASETANNATIGGAMIPLLTLGIPGDGVTAMLLGGFVLHGIQPGPLIFTNNASVVYGVFAAMVIATIAMLIFEFLGIRLFVKVLSVPKNILLPMIIILCSVGAFALNNRAFDILAVILFGIVGYLLNKFEYPLPPFILGFVLQETFEINLRRGLQYAQGNIFAIFNQPIAVVFVCGALISLILSIRKQLKINKAKAYQ; encoded by the coding sequence ATGCTTTTAGATTTAGCAACTGGTTTCTTAACAGTCATAGGTGATCCTATATGTATAGCCTTGATTTTCATAGGTGTAGTTGTTGGTATAATTTTTGGGGCTGTTCCAGGATTAACAGCGACTACGGCAATTGCAATGTTTTTACCTATTACATATTCATTATCTGCAACAGTGGGTATTTCATTATTAGTAGCACTGTACATTGGAGGAATCTCAGGGGGACTTATTTCAGCAATTCTATTAAATATGCCTGGCACCCCTTCTTCAATAGCTACATGCTTTGATGGAAGACCTATGGCTTTGAAAGGTGAAGCTGGGAAGGCTATAGGTGTTGGAATTGTTTTCTCAGCAATAGGAACCATATTAAGTATTGCTGCATTAATATTTGTTGCACCTCAATTAGCAAAGTTAACCATTAAGTTCGGGCCATGGGAATATTTTGCAGTAACTCTTTTTTCACTAACATTAATTGCTAGCTTAGCAGGTAAATCTATAATTAAAGGTCTAATTGCTGGTGTCTTAGGAATGATGTTTGCAACAATTGGACTTGCTCCAGTAGATTCAGTTTCAAGATTTACATTTGGTAGTATAGAGTTGAGTTCAGGATTTGATGTGCTCACAGTTCTAGTAGGACTTTATGCTATTTCAGAAGTAATAAATACTGCAGGCTCATTGGGTTCAAACAAAAATATGGAGGTAAATACTAACTTTAAAATAAAAGGATTTGGCTTTAGCCTTTCTGAGTTTAAATCTCAAACTATAAATTGTTTAAGATCTACATTAATAGGTATCGGGATAGGTATCTTGCCTGGAATAGGGGGAAGTACAAGTAACATTCTTGCATATTCAGTAGCAAAAAACCAATCAAAGTACCCTGAAAAATTTGGTACTGGAATTATTGATGGAGTGGTTGCATCAGAAACAGCAAATAATGCAACAATTGGTGGTGCAATGATTCCACTACTGACTTTAGGAATACCTGGAGATGGAGTAACAGCAATGCTGTTAGGTGGTTTTGTTCTTCATGGGATACAGCCAGGACCACTTATTTTCACAAATAACGCAAGTGTAGTCTATGGAGTATTTGCAGCAATGGTGATAGCGACTATTGCTATGCTAATATTTGAGTTTCTTGGAATTAGACTTTTTGTTAAGGTTCTTAGTGTACCTAAAAACATATTACTACCAATGATAATTATCCTTTGTTCTGTAGGTGCATTTGCACTTAATAATAGAGCTTTCGATATTTTGGCAGTTATTTTATTTGGTATAGTGGGATATCTTTTAAACAAATTTGAATATCCATTACCACCATTTATATTAGGGTTTGTATTACAAGAAACCTTCGAAATAAACTTAAGAAGAGGACTTCAATATGCACAAGGTAATATTTTTGCTATCTTTAATCAGCCAATAGCTGTAGTATTTGTTTGTGGTGCATTAATATCATTAATATTGTCTATAAGAAAACAATTAAAAATAAATAAAGCTAAAGCATATCAATAA
- a CDS encoding tripartite tricarboxylate transporter TctB family protein gives MITKKEMYSGIFFIVLSVLYLIGTFFIKEYNAFGDTGINSASIPKVLAYLMLILGSFQCVVGYKAYKRDTSPKEEVTFNIQENNKSIIQQSIDAEEALLADAKEDKKSIALTFIFLFLLAIFIESIGFIIMSTFFLVAQMTLLTSPESRSKKLPFIIVISAVFSVVVYMLFTRGFSLLLPSGVLG, from the coding sequence ATGATCACAAAAAAGGAAATGTATTCTGGGATCTTTTTCATAGTATTATCAGTATTATATTTAATTGGAACCTTTTTTATTAAAGAATATAATGCATTCGGGGATACTGGTATAAATTCGGCTAGTATACCAAAGGTTTTAGCCTATTTAATGTTAATCCTTGGTTCTTTTCAATGTGTAGTTGGATATAAGGCATACAAAAGAGACACTTCCCCAAAAGAAGAAGTCACATTTAATATACAGGAAAATAATAAAAGTATAATACAACAGTCTATTGATGCTGAGGAAGCATTACTTGCAGATGCTAAAGAAGATAAGAAATCTATTGCGCTAACTTTTATATTTCTCTTTTTACTAGCAATATTTATTGAAAGTATTGGATTTATAATTATGTCAACATTTTTCCTAGTGGCTCAAATGACATTGCTTACTTCACCTGAGAGTAGGTCAAAAAAGCTTCCATTTATAATTGTCATATCAGCAGTATTTTCTGTTGTAGTGTACATGTTATTTACAAGAGGTTTTTCACTTTTATTACCATCAGGAGTATTAGGTTAG
- a CDS encoding tripartite tricarboxylate transporter substrate binding protein, whose amino-acid sequence MKKTRILKLICMLLLSSVLTTACSSGTSNVNTNNEQNAGVDWPTKSVEIVIPFSAGGDTDFNARVLAKHLEAKLGKPFAVTNVTGSGGTIAAAKVKDSKNDGYTILLTHVALNISQAASVIDFGFEDFDMGPITARSIGDAILVRGDSPWNTIEEMIADTKANPGKYKIAANTGATTHWVAIGLQNAGAEFNVVDSGSASERIPALLGGHVDVICNSLSSVKDYVDTGEFKALAIANSERITEYPEIPTLSESGVEVEFECSYTLLFPKGTDKAIIDKISASIEDIVQNNEEYRNEIYNAYQQQPFYLSPEETEVYFSNELERLMSISEKLQGK is encoded by the coding sequence ATGAAAAAAACTAGGATATTAAAACTTATTTGTATGTTGCTGTTAAGTTCAGTATTAACTACTGCATGTAGTAGTGGTACAAGTAATGTTAATACCAATAATGAACAAAATGCTGGAGTGGATTGGCCTACTAAATCTGTTGAGATCGTTATCCCATTTAGTGCTGGAGGGGATACAGATTTTAATGCTAGAGTGTTAGCGAAACATTTAGAAGCGAAACTTGGAAAACCTTTTGCTGTTACAAATGTTACAGGTAGTGGTGGAACAATAGCAGCAGCAAAGGTAAAGGATTCCAAAAATGATGGATATACAATTTTACTTACTCACGTAGCTTTAAATATTAGTCAAGCTGCAAGTGTCATTGACTTTGGGTTCGAGGATTTTGATATGGGACCAATTACTGCTAGAAGTATAGGAGATGCGATTCTAGTAAGAGGAGACTCTCCTTGGAATACCATAGAGGAAATGATTGCTGATACAAAAGCGAATCCAGGAAAATATAAAATTGCGGCTAATACAGGAGCAACAACTCACTGGGTAGCAATTGGTTTACAAAATGCAGGGGCAGAGTTCAATGTTGTTGATTCTGGCAGTGCTTCAGAGAGAATACCCGCTTTATTAGGTGGACATGTTGATGTAATATGTAATTCATTATCATCAGTTAAAGACTATGTAGATACGGGTGAGTTTAAAGCCTTAGCGATTGCAAATAGTGAAAGAATAACTGAATATCCAGAGATTCCAACTCTATCAGAAAGCGGTGTTGAAGTCGAATTTGAATGTTCTTATACTTTATTATTCCCTAAAGGAACAGATAAAGCTATAATTGATAAAATTAGTGCTTCAATAGAAGATATAGTTCAAAATAATGAGGAATATAGAAATGAAATTTATAATGCATATCAACAGCAACCATTTTATTTAAGTCCTGAAGAAACCGAAGTGTATTTTAGCAATGAGCTAGAGAGACTTATGAGCATCTCAGAGAAATTACAAGGTAAGTAG
- a CDS encoding hydroxyacid dehydrogenase produces MSFKVLIPQDITDAGKDYLVKRGYEVIIGTDSSVETICKEVVDCDAILARTALYPKKVMEAGKKLKVISRYGAGTDNIDINSATELGIQITNAPVANCNSVAEHTIALILACASNIAYMDNQVRKGNWEERNRTKSIEVENKVLGLIGLGRIGRSVASKAYNGLGMKVIGYDPYISSDNRIENIEIVDDINEVYKKADFISLHIPATAETKGTVNGEAFRIMKNTAYLINCARGEIVNEDDLYDALTSNQIKGAAIDVMCQEPPVSNHPLFELNNLIFSPHNGALTVEAMDRMGIHAAMGIDEVLTGLKPTWPVNIIK; encoded by the coding sequence ATGAGTTTTAAAGTTTTAATTCCTCAAGATATTACTGATGCAGGAAAAGATTATTTGGTAAAAAGGGGATATGAAGTAATAATAGGAACAGACTCATCTGTTGAAACCATTTGTAAAGAGGTTGTTGATTGTGATGCGATATTAGCTAGAACCGCACTATATCCAAAAAAGGTTATGGAAGCTGGTAAAAAGTTGAAAGTTATTTCTAGATATGGAGCAGGTACAGACAATATTGATATAAATTCAGCTACTGAATTAGGTATTCAAATAACAAATGCACCTGTTGCAAATTGCAATTCGGTAGCAGAGCACACAATAGCTTTGATTCTTGCATGTGCGTCAAATATTGCATATATGGATAATCAGGTGAGGAAAGGCAATTGGGAAGAACGTAATAGGACCAAAAGTATAGAGGTTGAAAACAAAGTATTAGGGTTAATAGGCTTAGGTAGAATCGGAAGAAGTGTAGCAAGCAAAGCTTATAATGGATTAGGAATGAAGGTTATAGGATATGATCCATACATCTCAAGTGACAACAGAATTGAGAATATTGAAATAGTAGATGATATTAATGAAGTATATAAGAAAGCTGATTTTATATCATTACATATTCCTGCTACAGCTGAGACTAAAGGAACTGTTAATGGTGAAGCTTTTAGAATTATGAAAAATACTGCATATTTAATAAATTGTGCTAGAGGCGAGATAGTGAATGAAGATGACCTTTATGATGCATTAACTTCTAACCAAATTAAGGGAGCAGCAATTGATGTAATGTGTCAAGAACCCCCTGTATCAAACCATCCATTGTTTGAATTGAATAATTTAATATTTAGTCCACATAATGGTGCCTTAACTGTTGAGGCTATGGATAGGATGGGGATACATGCAGCTATGGGGATTGATGAGGTTTTAACAGGTTTAAAACCAACGTGGCCTGTTAATATAATAAAATAA